One genomic region from Rothia dentocariosa ATCC 17931 encodes:
- a CDS encoding malate:quinone oxidoreductase, translating to MVARTEQTDVVLVGGGIMSATLGVFLKELEPTWNITLLERLDKPAQESSNPWNNAGTGHSALCELNYAPAGPDGKVSTDKALGINEQFQISRQLWASLVNEGILPNNDFIHPVPHMSLVFGEDHSKYLAARYDSFRQQKLFERMQFSTERDQIAQWAPLTVKGRSEGEPVAATWAPEGTDVDFGALTSGMIDYLQSQGVEVRYGYEVKNLDRESDGTWTVSAINRINTEEPLKIHAKFVFLGAGGGALHLLQKSGIEEGKGYGGFPVSGLFLRNTNEITAAKHNAKVYGQASVGAPPMSVPHLDTRYVNGKRSLLFGPYAGFKTNFLKQGSLLDLPLSLRLHNIYPMTRAGLDNLSLVKYLLTELVKDKNARLESLHRYYPEANGDEWELIEAGQRVQIMKKDAKKGGILQFGTEVVSSADGSIAALLGASPGASTAAPIMLNLLKRCFPSQFAGWESRIRALVPGYGVKLNDNPDLADEIMAHTAHTLDIAN from the coding sequence GTGGTAGCACGTACTGAACAGACCGATGTCGTCCTTGTGGGCGGCGGTATTATGAGCGCAACGCTTGGTGTCTTTTTGAAGGAATTGGAGCCCACCTGGAATATTACTCTTCTGGAACGCCTCGATAAACCTGCGCAGGAATCCTCGAACCCGTGGAATAACGCTGGCACCGGTCATTCTGCACTGTGCGAGTTGAATTACGCCCCCGCTGGTCCCGACGGAAAAGTAAGCACCGATAAAGCCTTGGGTATTAATGAGCAGTTCCAGATTTCACGTCAGTTATGGGCTTCCCTTGTGAATGAAGGTATTCTGCCCAATAACGATTTCATCCACCCTGTACCCCATATGTCCCTTGTATTCGGCGAAGATCATTCCAAGTACCTTGCGGCACGTTACGATTCTTTCCGTCAGCAGAAGCTCTTCGAGCGAATGCAGTTCTCCACGGAACGCGACCAAATTGCTCAATGGGCGCCCTTGACGGTCAAGGGCCGCTCCGAAGGAGAACCGGTCGCAGCTACCTGGGCTCCGGAAGGTACCGACGTTGATTTTGGTGCGCTTACCTCCGGCATGATCGACTATCTGCAATCTCAGGGAGTCGAAGTACGCTACGGCTACGAGGTTAAGAACCTTGATCGTGAATCTGACGGTACGTGGACTGTCTCTGCCATTAACCGCATTAATACCGAAGAGCCCCTGAAAATCCACGCTAAATTTGTTTTTCTCGGCGCTGGAGGCGGTGCTTTGCATCTGCTCCAAAAGTCTGGGATTGAGGAAGGTAAGGGATACGGCGGCTTCCCGGTTTCGGGTCTGTTCCTGCGCAACACCAATGAAATTACCGCCGCTAAGCACAATGCAAAGGTGTATGGTCAGGCGTCCGTAGGCGCTCCTCCCATGTCTGTTCCACATTTGGATACTCGGTATGTTAACGGCAAGCGCTCTCTGCTTTTCGGGCCTTATGCTGGGTTCAAGACTAATTTCCTGAAGCAAGGGTCTCTCCTTGACCTGCCTCTCTCACTTCGTCTGCACAATATTTATCCCATGACTCGTGCGGGTCTCGATAACCTGTCGCTCGTCAAATATCTGCTCACCGAGTTGGTTAAAGATAAGAATGCGCGTCTGGAGTCCCTGCACCGCTACTACCCTGAGGCTAACGGCGACGAGTGGGAACTCATTGAAGCGGGTCAACGTGTGCAAATTATGAAGAAGGACGCGAAGAAGGGCGGAATTCTGCAATTTGGCACCGAGGTTGTTTCTTCGGCCGATGGTTCTATCGCCGCTCTGCTTGGCGCATCACCGGGGGCTTCAACCGCAGCACCCATTATGCTGAACCTGCTCAAGAGGTGCTTTCCCTCTCAGTTTGCAGGTTGGGAGTCGCGCATCCGTGCTCTGGTTCCGGGGTATGGGGTTAAACTCAACGATAATCCGGATCTCGCTGACGAAATTATGGCTCACACTGCACATACATTAGATATCGCCAACTAA